Below is a window of Lodderomyces elongisporus chromosome 3, complete sequence DNA.
atcggCATCGTCGAGTCCTTCACGAGTTTCAAAGCTGAAAAGGACTCATCTTAACTTGATATCGTTTGCCCCAGAACAGCCACAAGGAGACACCGAAATCACAAGAAAATCAGGTGATACAAGCAACACTGGAAACACGACGATTGCTGGAAATCATGTACAAAGTTTAGATCCCCAATCATACAAACCAGAATCATTTATCAAACATTTAAACTTGAGGGATTCCAGTAATTACACGGAACCAAGTATCAAGAACCTACACGAGAAGGACCTTGAACAACTTGAAGAGACTGTTCAGCCTCCTAAGTTTAGCCTTCAGCCAAGAAGACAAAACTCACAAACTACTCTTTCTAGCTCAGAACATTCATCTACAATGTTCTTAACCAACGAATCGATGCTATCAGTGTCTTTTCATTCGGAATCAAATTTAAATATAATTGCAAACTCAAAtgcaaactcaaactcagACTCAAACGCAAACTCAAATACACATCTCCATGGAGATACATTGCACTCTGCGTTTTCCCTAGCACTGGTTTCACCAGTTAGTCTGGCATCTAAAGATAAACAGATAGCACCTACGGTGAATATCGAATCAACAACTACATCCCCGCATTAAACTTTATTTCTTAAGCGATAACATTCGTAACGAGTCTTATCAATGAAATTATGACACTTGGAAAgtcatttcctttttcaaatttttttttttttttgttgtttcgtATTCTTTATATCTACATTTCGAAAAGGGCTAGTATAAATTTGTATAAACTATTCGCACATATTTATGAAACTATATTTGAAGTTCCTCAAAATTGACTTGTATTTCCTCAAAATGCTCTAACAAGGAACGGCTCTTCTCCTTAACTTTGGCCGTTATATCTTCCTTGTCTCGTCTTTCTTGTAATTTATTCTCTAACGATGCCAGTGCTGGTTGTTCTTCTGATGAAGCAGAGAAGGAAGAATAAGAACCACAGTTTTCATGAAACACGCTTATTGTAGAGACACGATTGCGCAAGTTCTGGAAAGTCGTTGATTGTGGCAAAATCATTAACAATCCATATAAGCTCTTGTACAAGTCACTATAACGTAATGGGTCCAAAAGCTGTAATCGAAGTTTGACAAAAATGGGCAGCTCCAACAACTGGATCAACACATCCAACTGAAGCAAGAGTCGTGAAGTGATTTCAAGATCAGCCAAACTCTTGATAACCAAATGGGACAAGTAATAATTCGAAGTGAGAAGACAAAGGGATATGGCACTTGAAGCGTCAAAACACCAACTTTTGAATAGCGTCGAAAACAAATTCCAATTTTCCTCCAGTGCCAAATCAAtgcttttcaatttcctgCGGAACAAACGAAGCTCAGTAGATGTCAACAAAATATTATTTAACGTGATGATCATCATATTTGCAAACTCCATGTAGTTTAAATCATGTGACTCGTCACTCTTGTATTCCAGTAAAAGCACCTCTGCAAGAGTAGTGAAGATTATTTCAGAGTTCAAGCTAAGACACAATTTTCGAATAATAAAATCAACCTTGTGGTTCTTGTCAAATCCACCACTTTGGAATAGTTTGATAAGCTTGGCAATAAAGTCTCTAAAAAATTCCTGATTTGATTCTGAGACTTTCGCCAAGAGTTGCAATACCTTGAGGATTACATTATCGCTTGCATCATACTTTAACAAATCTGTTAAGCCAAACTCATTATCttggttttggaaaaaattgagaaaCTCTGTTGGCACTCTTTCGTaaacaaagacaaaccAATCAAGTGCTGTGACTTTTGACAACTCGTTGCTGTGGTTTGAACCTTGCGAGAGGAACCTCTTCAGAATACTTGCTAAAAGATCTGGTAACTGCTTTGCATTAAACAGTGTCTCGGATTCCTCAGTCACTCCAAATATTTCCAACAGCCGAATATCAGTATAAAATTTATTTAAAAATGCTTGTAGTTCGTAGCTAAAACCAAGAAACTGGTCACGTAATTCATAGGTTTGCAGCTCTTCAGTAGAGGAGATATTTTGCAATATTATTGTAACGCAATCGGAAAAACTCTTCAATATTGCTCTGGGGGCTATATTGATTAATTCGCGTAGCCATTTTAGACAGATATGTTGAACTTTACTTTTGGTTTCGTATGAATCATCAGGAAGTTCTCCTTTACCTTTTATGCTATTTCCGCTTAAACCACCGCCATTTCCATTCCCGTTTTGACTAAACCCTTGGAGAAAAGATAATAGGATATGGATAATTTCTTGGTGATCGATGTAGATATCATGGCCGAATGGCACTTCTTGCAGAATCAGTGCATCATTATCACCATtaccatcatcaacatcatcatcgtgaccgtcgtcatcgtcatgaCCGTGGTGACTGTGACCATCACCCCCGTCATTGCCGATATTATCGTTGTTGTCATTATTACCATTACCATCAAAGGTACCATTAGTAAagttattttcttttccactCAAAGTTTTCTGAGTTGCCTGAGTCGACTGTTTCGCCTTGTCCTCGttttcattctcattcGCGTTCTCATTCTCGTTCTCGTTTGTCTTATTCTTTATATTCAAAGATTCAACCTTGTTCCTTATAGATTCGACATCTTCGTCACCTTTGCCCTGCTCTGCACTGCTTGTTGCGTGTTTCTCGATATTCCTCAACTTCTTATTCATCTCCAACTTTACGCTTTCAACTTCAGCAATCTCtctcaaaaaaatatcCAACAAGTTTTCCGTTTCAAATATTATATCCTGTGGCGCACCATTCAACATAAATTTAATTAGTGGCAGTAAAAAAGTAGGCAAGAATCGTATGAGTTCAAGGTTTGGAATATCATTGAATAGTTCAAGCCACGAAAGtaaaaattttttggtGAATGGGTCAACAATATACATTCTCTCCAACAAGACTGGAATAAACTTGGGTAGTTGAAATGCTTTTGCAGGTTCTTGTGGCTGCACTGTTTGGATTGTATTACCCTGAGCATCAAAGGAATGCGACCGAACAGAGTCTGAACCACTAGGCAATGGCAACCTCTCCAGATACGAAGTTTGCTTACCCCAATTGGTATTGAAATCTTGGCCATTGATTAGCTTTGACATGAATTGGGAGTCAAATCCATCTTGTACACTTGATCCCATGCTTGATTCGTTATCCAAACCACCAATTCCACCAGCGCCACCTCTTCCTCCCGTTTGGTCACCATTTccgttttcgttttcgttaCCACCATCTTTCATTTCATCTAATATACTCACATAGTTCACAGCTTTGGCACTAACAATATCCTTAATCAATCTATCCAATATATCTGCAGCATTCTTCACCGAGCTCTCGGTATCGCTCACCAAGATGCACAATACATCAAAAATCTCATTGAAATAAAGCATAATCTCACCACGTGCTATTTTGGCAACATTATACAAGGATTCACAAGCATAGTACCTCACACGAGCATCAACATCTTTAAACATTGCAAAGATCGGTCGAACTATAtcgtttaaaaaaaaggcaatTGCGAAAGAGCCGAGTGCAACGGAAACACTTCCCAACGCGGTAATGGCACCCATTTTTGCCGAGTTTGACGCCGTCACTGAGGCAGAGCTACTCAGCGATGTGGATGATTGTAATTGTGTAAGATCTGTAAGTTCATGGATTATTTTGAGGATGGTTTGGCTATCATTACGCGCAAGGGCAGCCTTGGTGATCGATTCAACTTGAAATGCTGTTGCCTTTCGTTTTTCGTAGATGTGGTTTGATAAGTCTTTGATAAGGGTTGAATCAAGCACCCTTGGTGAAGACATTCTTtagtgggggggggggggggggggaaagaaaattggTGAGGCACTGAGTGATAGTGTTTTGGTCCTAAATGTATGGTATGCTTGTTCGAtaatattgttgttattgttgttgttttaaaAAGACTTTATTAGAtattggtagtggtggtggggcgggggggggggggtgtTTGTGGTAGCGAAGGACGCAAGAGCGGAGGAGTGGAGGGGTGGTGAAAGAGGTGTGGGAGGTTTAAGGACGCTTGAGTCGTTAGTTTACGATTTGCATCCTCGTGTATTGTATGCTACCAATTTTCTATAGATTATTCAACTGATTCTAAATTCACAAGTCAAAAGGCAAAGGACAATagaacaaagacaaaaggcaaaagacaaaaagcaaaaaagaagatctTATTCTACATTGAATAGCAAACAGCTACAAAGTTAGTTCAAGTACATGTCATTAATCgttagaaagaaagaaaatttgcGGAGATACATCATATGTATAACGATCAAAAGCTATGTGGCgagcatttttttttcaccttCATATTTTTCCTAAACCTCCTCCTCctaatcttcttcttcttcatcatcatcatcatcttcttcttcatcttctt
It encodes the following:
- a CDS encoding uncharacterized protein (BUSCO:EOG09260M87), producing MSSPRVLDSTLIKDLSNHIYEKRKATAFQVESITKAALARNDSQTILKIIHELTDLTQLQSSTSSSSSASVTASNSAKMGAITALGSVSVALGSFAIAFFLNDIVRPIFAMFKDVDARVRYYACESLYNVAKIARGEIMLYFNEIFDVLCILVSDTESSVKNAADILDRLIKDIVSAKAVNYVSILDEMKDGGNENENGNGDQTGGRGGAGGIGGLDNESSMGSSVQDGFDSQFMSKLINGQDFNTNWGKQTSYSERLPLPSGSDSVRSHSFDAQGNTIQTVQPQEPAKAFQLPKFIPVLLERMYIVDPFTKKFLLSWLELFNDIPNLELIRFLPTFLSPLIKFMLNGAPQDIIFETENLLDIFLREIAEVESVKLEMNKKLRNIEKHATSSAEQGKGDEDVESIRNKVESLNIKNKTNENENENANENENEDKAKQSTQATQKTLSGKENNFTNGTFDGNGNNDNNDNIGNDGGDGHSHHGHDDDDGHDDDVDDGNGDNDASISQEVPFGHDIYIDHQEIIHILLSFLQGFSQNGNGNGGGLSGNSIKGKGELPDDSYETKSKVQHICLKWLRELINIAPRAILKSFSDCVTIILQNISSTEESQTYELRDQFLGFSYELQAFLNKFYTDIRSLEIFGVTEESETSFNAKQLPDLLASISKRFLSQGSNHSNELSKVTALDWFVFVYERVPTEFLNFFQNQDNEFGLTDLLKYDASDNVILKVLQLLAKVSESNQEFFRDFIAKLIKLFQSGGFDKNHKVDFIIRKLCLSLNSEIIFTTLAEVLLSEYKSDESHDLNYMEFANMMIITLNNILLTSTELRLFRRKLKSIDLASEENWNLFSTLFKSWCFDASSAISLCLLTSNYYLSHLVIKSLADLEITSRLLLQLDVLIQLLESPIFVKLRLQLLDPLRYSDLYKSLYGLLMILPQSTTFQNLRNRVSTISVFHENCGSYSSFSASSEEQPASASLENKLQERRDKEDITAKVKEKSRSLLEHFEEIQVNFEELQI